A stretch of Paenibacillus mucilaginosus 3016 DNA encodes these proteins:
- a CDS encoding GNAT family N-acetyltransferase: MTAKAPQSSSSYTADSAAVYEIFHPGIGRRISFRPVTLEEDFERLFDWQHQTHVIPFWNLNISREAYRAHLEAFLADTHQTLYIGELDGVPMSYWEAYWCDRDIIGKYYDALPGDQGIHLLIGPPEYLGKGYALPLLQAMTAFQFQRGETDKIIAEPDARNSKMIHVFEQCGFVFQKHVDLPDKTGALMFCERSRFDRSWEHE; this comes from the coding sequence TTGACCGCCAAGGCACCGCAGAGCAGCAGCTCGTACACGGCTGATTCGGCCGCAGTCTATGAGATCTTCCATCCGGGGATCGGCCGGCGGATTTCGTTTCGCCCGGTAACGCTCGAGGAGGACTTTGAACGGCTTTTCGATTGGCAGCATCAGACCCACGTGATTCCGTTCTGGAATCTGAACATCTCCCGCGAAGCGTACCGCGCCCATCTCGAGGCGTTCCTCGCGGATACCCACCAGACTCTCTACATCGGAGAGCTGGACGGGGTGCCGATGAGCTATTGGGAAGCCTACTGGTGCGACCGGGACATTATCGGGAAGTACTACGACGCCCTGCCCGGGGACCAGGGGATTCACCTGCTGATCGGGCCTCCGGAGTACCTCGGCAAGGGCTATGCGCTGCCGCTGCTGCAGGCGATGACCGCGTTTCAATTCCAGCGGGGCGAGACGGACAAAATCATCGCCGAGCCGGATGCGCGCAACAGCAAGATGATTCATGTGTTTGAACAATGCGGATTCGTGTTCCAGAAGCATGTGGACCTGCCGGACAAGACGGGGGCCCTGATGTTCTGCGAACGGAGCCGCTTCGATCGGAGCTGGGAACATGAGTAA
- a CDS encoding IucA/IucC family protein translates to MNEAYKADIQTTADHMALQSLLNCYLRETESGVWETAEAIALRTEGAEEMASPTGLYLSIPLSRQGITLRCGVRYTSPTGRHLFQFPVYYRTGTEAQWIQGDYLTVTVLLIKELGLTQGKVSEPDELVLRVIQSTRLIQEFVEGRKDDAEALYGTDFTFLDAEQSLLFGHLIHPTPKSRQGVPDGEQARYSPELQGSFPLHYFRAHRSIVAQDSVLESSAEELLLEELRSDPLVDGTWLEEQIAGGEHVLIPVHPLQAQELLRRPGVRAWIAAGLLKDLGEIGSEYYATSSLRTVYRPDSRFMLKFSIPVKVTNSLRVNLFKELERGVEVQRLMGTSVGRVREEYPPFDIVGDPAYLTLRMEGQEESGFELVLRDNPFRGEAAQGATLVAGLVQDPLPGKTSRLSNVIRELAAKEGRTTEEVSRDWFRLYLGMSLKPMVWLYMTHGIALEAHQQNSVVVLQGGYPHKFYYRDNQGYYFCSSTKELLERELPGIGAKSQTVCSDEVADERFRYYLIFNHMFGLINGFGTAGLADERVLLAELREALASFVPMNREPSVFLHTLLHNEKLPCKANLLTRLFNMDELVGSLDTQSVYVEIDNPLVKEVGELDRQGTAEQQLVHG, encoded by the coding sequence ATGAACGAGGCATACAAGGCTGATATCCAAACGACGGCAGACCACATGGCACTGCAGAGCCTGCTTAACTGCTATCTGCGCGAAACGGAATCCGGCGTCTGGGAGACGGCGGAAGCGATCGCACTGCGGACCGAAGGAGCGGAGGAGATGGCGAGCCCGACAGGCCTCTATCTCAGCATTCCGCTCAGCCGGCAGGGCATCACGCTGCGCTGCGGCGTACGCTATACTTCCCCGACGGGGCGTCATCTGTTCCAGTTTCCGGTGTACTACCGCACGGGCACCGAAGCCCAGTGGATTCAGGGCGATTACCTGACGGTCACCGTGCTGCTGATCAAAGAACTGGGCCTGACGCAGGGCAAAGTATCCGAACCCGATGAGCTCGTGCTGCGGGTCATTCAGAGCACGCGTCTCATCCAGGAATTCGTAGAGGGCCGCAAGGACGACGCGGAGGCCCTGTACGGCACTGACTTTACGTTCCTGGACGCAGAGCAGTCGCTCCTGTTCGGGCATCTGATCCACCCGACGCCGAAGAGCCGCCAGGGCGTGCCGGACGGAGAGCAGGCCCGGTATTCGCCGGAGCTGCAGGGATCGTTCCCGCTGCATTACTTCCGCGCCCACCGCAGCATTGTGGCCCAGGATTCCGTGCTGGAAAGCTCGGCTGAAGAGCTGCTGCTGGAGGAGCTCCGCAGCGATCCGCTGGTGGACGGGACTTGGCTCGAGGAGCAGATTGCAGGCGGAGAACATGTGCTGATTCCGGTGCATCCGCTGCAGGCGCAGGAGCTGCTTCGCCGCCCGGGCGTGCGTGCCTGGATCGCCGCCGGGCTGCTGAAGGATCTCGGGGAGATCGGCAGCGAGTACTATGCGACGTCTTCGCTGCGCACGGTGTACCGTCCGGACTCCCGTTTCATGCTGAAGTTCTCGATTCCGGTGAAGGTCACGAACTCGCTTCGCGTCAACCTGTTCAAGGAACTGGAGCGCGGCGTGGAAGTGCAGCGGTTGATGGGCACCAGTGTCGGACGGGTGCGCGAGGAATACCCGCCGTTCGATATCGTAGGCGATCCGGCCTACCTTACCCTGCGCATGGAAGGCCAGGAAGAGTCCGGCTTCGAGCTCGTGCTGCGCGACAACCCGTTCCGCGGGGAAGCGGCGCAGGGGGCGACGCTGGTGGCCGGTCTCGTGCAGGATCCGCTGCCGGGCAAGACCTCCCGCCTCTCGAACGTGATCCGTGAGCTGGCGGCGAAGGAAGGCCGGACGACCGAGGAGGTCAGCCGGGACTGGTTCCGCCTGTACCTCGGCATGTCGCTGAAGCCGATGGTCTGGCTGTACATGACCCACGGCATCGCGCTCGAAGCGCACCAGCAGAACAGTGTCGTGGTGCTTCAGGGAGGCTACCCGCACAAGTTCTACTACCGGGATAACCAGGGGTATTACTTCTGTTCCTCGACCAAGGAGCTGCTGGAGCGGGAGCTGCCGGGCATCGGGGCGAAGAGCCAGACGGTCTGCAGCGACGAAGTCGCGGACGAGCGGTTCCGGTATTATCTCATTTTCAACCACATGTTCGGTCTCATTAACGGGTTCGGCACGGCCGGGCTGGCCGATGAACGCGTACTGCTCGCCGAGCTCCGCGAAGCGCTGGCCTCCTTCGTGCCGATGAACCGCGAACCGTCCGTGTTCCTCCATACCCTGCTGCATAACGAGAAGCTGCCGTGCAAGGCCAACCTGCTCACGCGTCTGTTCAATATGGACGAACTCGTCGGCTCGCTCGACACGCAGTCGGTCTATGTGGAGATCGACAACCCGCTCGTGAAGGAGGTCGGCGAGCTTGACCGCCAAGGCACCGCAGAGCAGCAGCTCGTACACGGCTGA
- a CDS encoding aspartate aminotransferase family protein, whose amino-acid sequence MNLGNAHYLEQQQRRESSARTYPRKLPLALTEAHGMTVKDADGKTYYDCLAGAGTLALGHNHPVVVEAMQEVLASGLPLHTLDLTTPVKEQFVDELFASLPPEFASRARIQFCGPSGADAVEAAVKLVKTATGRRTMMSFHGGYHGMTSGALSLTGNLGPKREVSGLMPDVHFLPYPYAYRCPFGEGGEDSHRLSSRYIERLLDDPESGILPPAGIILEAVQGEGGVIPAPEAWLKEIRRITRERGIPMIVDEVQAGVGRTGRMWAFEHAGIVPDVLIISKAVGGSLPLSVVVYDESLDTWQPGAHAGTFRGNQMAMAAGAAALRYIREEGVVEHAAKMGGKLLGALCEVQQKTGCIGEVRGRGLMVGAEIVNKAAGADALGSYPAYPELAKTIQRQCFDRGLILELGGRHGSVVRFLPPLIITEEQIEAITGIFLEAVAAAEAQCGVLQEVCG is encoded by the coding sequence ATGAACCTGGGTAATGCCCATTACCTGGAACAGCAGCAGCGCAGGGAATCGAGCGCAAGAACCTACCCTAGGAAGCTTCCCTTGGCGCTGACCGAAGCGCACGGGATGACGGTGAAAGACGCCGACGGCAAGACCTACTATGACTGCCTGGCGGGAGCGGGAACGCTCGCGCTTGGACATAACCACCCGGTTGTGGTGGAAGCGATGCAGGAGGTACTGGCCAGCGGGCTGCCTCTGCATACACTCGATTTGACAACGCCGGTGAAGGAGCAGTTCGTCGATGAGCTGTTCGCCTCACTTCCTCCGGAGTTCGCTTCGCGGGCCCGGATCCAGTTCTGCGGGCCATCCGGAGCGGATGCGGTCGAAGCGGCCGTGAAGCTCGTGAAGACGGCCACGGGACGCCGGACGATGATGTCGTTCCACGGCGGCTATCACGGCATGACGAGCGGGGCGCTCAGCCTGACGGGGAACCTGGGGCCGAAGCGCGAGGTGTCCGGGCTGATGCCGGACGTGCACTTCCTGCCGTATCCGTACGCTTACCGTTGTCCGTTCGGCGAAGGCGGCGAGGACAGCCACCGTCTCAGCTCCCGCTATATCGAGCGCCTGCTCGACGATCCGGAGAGCGGCATTCTTCCGCCGGCGGGGATCATCCTCGAAGCCGTGCAGGGCGAAGGCGGCGTGATCCCGGCACCGGAAGCCTGGCTGAAGGAGATCCGCCGGATCACCCGTGAGCGGGGGATTCCGATGATCGTGGACGAAGTGCAGGCGGGTGTCGGCCGGACCGGCCGCATGTGGGCTTTCGAGCATGCCGGCATCGTGCCGGATGTGCTCATCATCTCGAAGGCGGTCGGCGGGTCGCTGCCGCTGTCGGTGGTGGTCTACGACGAGTCGCTGGACACCTGGCAGCCGGGCGCGCATGCCGGCACCTTCCGCGGCAACCAGATGGCGATGGCGGCTGGAGCCGCAGCGCTGAGATACATACGCGAAGAGGGTGTGGTCGAGCATGCCGCCAAGATGGGCGGGAAGCTCCTCGGCGCCCTGTGCGAGGTGCAGCAGAAGACCGGCTGCATCGGTGAAGTAAGAGGCAGGGGGCTGATGGTCGGCGCCGAGATCGTGAACAAGGCGGCCGGAGCGGATGCGCTCGGCAGCTATCCGGCGTATCCGGAGCTGGCGAAGACGATCCAGCGCCAGTGCTTCGACCGGGGCCTGATCCTGGAGCTCGGCGGGCGCCACGGCAGCGTGGTGCGGTTCCTGCCTCCGCTGATCATCACGGAAGAGCAGATCGAAGCGATCACGGGAATCTTCCTGGAGGCGGTTGCCGCAGCGGAAGCCCAGTGCGGGGTACTGCAGGAGGTCTGCGGATGA
- a CDS encoding lysine N(6)-hydroxylase/L-ornithine N(5)-oxygenase family protein: protein MSNTGETAQHGKTYRGQPVHDVVGVGIGPFNLGLAALLQKAPEIEAVFFERKAQFGWHSGMLIDGTTLQVPFFADLVTMADPTHPLSFLNYLHEQGRLYHFYFLEKFHIPRREYDHYCRWASERLPSCRFGFEVTDVRRVVPAGGEAAESLFEVEVFDGKAGAAKTVFTRHLVLGVGSVPSVPAALRPMLGENVFHSADFLSRRHRLREARSVTVIGSGQSAAEVFLELLKEQEACGYRLDWFTRSAGFFPMEYSKLGLEHFSPDYTRYFYGLPQAKRDEIRSRQSLLYKGISAKAIADIYDTLYDASVGGAQPDVRLLANTEVEAMEISGGGYRLACRHREQDTVFSHESDMVVLATGYAHPVPRFLKSLSDLIAWDEEGRYKVEADYRLSLKEELGGRIYVQNGELHTHGIGAPDLGLGAYRSSAIVNALAGREVYRLQERTVFQQFGVSTDAVTGAEKAGAAGQEAESSGRENGAAAVLAGAAGGSGAS, encoded by the coding sequence ATGAGTAACACAGGGGAAACCGCACAGCATGGCAAAACATACAGGGGGCAGCCGGTGCACGATGTCGTCGGCGTAGGCATCGGGCCGTTCAATCTGGGCCTCGCCGCCCTGCTGCAGAAGGCACCGGAGATCGAGGCGGTGTTCTTCGAACGCAAGGCGCAGTTCGGCTGGCATTCGGGCATGCTGATCGACGGCACGACGCTGCAGGTCCCGTTCTTCGCGGATCTGGTGACGATGGCCGACCCGACGCATCCGCTCTCCTTCCTGAACTACCTGCATGAGCAGGGAAGGCTGTACCACTTCTACTTCCTCGAGAAGTTTCATATCCCGCGCCGGGAATACGACCATTACTGCCGCTGGGCGTCGGAACGTCTGCCGTCCTGCCGGTTCGGCTTCGAGGTGACGGATGTGCGGCGGGTGGTGCCTGCAGGCGGGGAAGCGGCGGAGAGCCTGTTCGAGGTCGAAGTATTCGACGGGAAGGCGGGAGCTGCGAAGACGGTATTCACCCGTCATCTTGTGCTTGGTGTGGGCAGCGTGCCTTCGGTGCCTGCCGCCCTGCGTCCGATGCTCGGCGAGAACGTGTTCCATTCGGCGGATTTCCTGAGCCGCCGCCACCGCCTGCGGGAAGCCCGCTCGGTGACGGTCATCGGCTCGGGCCAGAGTGCGGCCGAGGTGTTCCTTGAGCTGCTCAAGGAGCAGGAAGCCTGCGGTTACCGGCTCGACTGGTTCACCCGTTCCGCCGGCTTCTTCCCGATGGAGTATTCGAAGCTGGGGCTGGAGCATTTTTCCCCGGACTACACCCGTTACTTCTACGGACTGCCTCAGGCCAAGCGGGACGAAATCCGTTCGCGCCAGTCGCTGCTCTACAAGGGCATCTCGGCGAAGGCGATCGCGGACATCTACGATACGCTCTACGATGCAAGCGTAGGCGGTGCGCAGCCCGATGTGCGGCTGCTGGCGAACACCGAGGTCGAAGCGATGGAAATTTCGGGCGGCGGTTACCGGCTGGCCTGCCGCCACCGCGAGCAGGACACGGTCTTCAGCCATGAGAGCGACATGGTCGTGCTCGCGACAGGCTATGCGCATCCGGTTCCCCGCTTCCTGAAGTCCCTCAGTGATCTCATCGCCTGGGACGAAGAGGGACGCTACAAAGTGGAGGCGGACTACCGCCTGTCGCTGAAGGAGGAGCTGGGCGGCCGTATTTACGTGCAGAACGGCGAGCTTCATACCCACGGCATCGGCGCGCCGGACCTCGGACTTGGTGCCTACCGCAGCAGTGCGATCGTGAATGCGCTGGCCGGCCGGGAAGTGTACCGCCTGCAGGAGCGCACTGTGTTCCAGCAGTTCGGCGTAAGCACGGACGCTGTCACGGGAGCCGAAAAGGCAGGCGCTGCAGGACAAGAGGCTGAGAGCAGCGGCAGAGAAAACGGGGCGGCTGCGGTGCTCGCGGGAGCAGCCGGAGGATCCGGGGCCTCATGA
- a CDS encoding pyridoxal phosphate-dependent decarboxylase family protein, whose product MSSPYDRLFLHGSEDSQEEYRQAMNRAMDVLIRDFASAPGPYSGADPQSLLRVYREVPVCPEDGAPIDALIERIGTTVVRHSAVVTDPACIAHLHCPPLSVSLAAEALVSGTNQSMDSWDQSMSGTLLEERITAWLCGIFGYDPGSDGVFTSGGTQSNFMGLLLARNHFAKRQWGWDIQRKGLPPEASRMRILCSEAAHFTVKQSAALLGLGEQTVVTVPVDSRHRMRADAAAEILASLTAEGLLPFALVATAGTTDFGSIDPLRELAGLARTYGLWLHADAAYGGALVLSDTYAVRLRGLELADSITVDFHKMFYQPISCGAFLLKERRYFDYIRLNADYLNPEEDEDHGIPNLVTKSVQTTRRFDALKLYMSLQHLGRRAFGEMIDFTVETARATARFIRQDPQLELIGEPEMNAVVFRYVPPAVPGETEEEAGLRADLLHTEIRAQLLAEGRAVVARTRVKGRVCLKFTLLNPRTTAEHTAGILQEVKRIGGMLGRTAARSQAAKKGTESLTIDTSNGAKKKARAI is encoded by the coding sequence ATGAGCTCGCCATATGACAGGCTGTTTCTTCACGGAAGCGAAGACAGCCAAGAGGAATACCGCCAGGCGATGAACCGCGCGATGGATGTGCTCATCCGCGACTTTGCCTCGGCACCCGGCCCGTACAGCGGGGCGGACCCGCAGAGCCTGCTGCGCGTGTACCGCGAGGTTCCGGTGTGTCCGGAGGACGGGGCGCCGATCGACGCTCTGATCGAGCGCATCGGCACTACGGTAGTGCGTCACTCGGCTGTGGTCACCGACCCGGCCTGCATCGCACACCTGCACTGCCCGCCGCTTTCGGTGTCCCTGGCCGCAGAGGCCTTGGTCTCAGGCACGAACCAGTCGATGGACTCCTGGGACCAGAGCATGTCGGGCACGCTGCTCGAGGAGCGGATCACCGCCTGGCTGTGCGGGATCTTCGGCTATGACCCGGGCAGCGATGGGGTCTTCACCAGCGGCGGTACGCAGTCCAACTTCATGGGGCTGCTCCTGGCCCGCAACCACTTCGCGAAGCGGCAGTGGGGCTGGGACATCCAGCGGAAGGGGCTTCCTCCGGAGGCCTCCCGCATGCGCATTCTGTGCTCGGAGGCGGCGCACTTCACGGTGAAGCAGTCCGCCGCCCTGCTGGGCCTCGGCGAGCAGACGGTCGTGACCGTGCCGGTCGACAGCCGGCACCGGATGCGCGCCGATGCGGCCGCCGAGATCCTGGCGTCGCTGACGGCCGAAGGGCTGCTGCCGTTCGCGCTCGTCGCGACGGCGGGCACGACCGACTTCGGCAGCATCGACCCGCTGCGCGAGCTGGCGGGCCTGGCCCGGACCTACGGGCTGTGGCTGCATGCTGACGCCGCGTACGGCGGTGCGCTCGTGCTCAGCGATACGTATGCCGTGCGGCTGCGCGGGCTCGAGCTTGCGGATTCGATCACGGTCGATTTTCACAAAATGTTCTACCAGCCGATCTCCTGCGGGGCGTTCCTGCTGAAGGAGCGGCGGTATTTTGACTATATCCGGCTCAACGCCGACTATCTCAACCCGGAAGAGGACGAGGATCACGGCATCCCGAACCTCGTGACGAAGTCCGTGCAGACGACGCGGCGCTTCGACGCGCTGAAGCTCTACATGTCCCTGCAGCATCTGGGGCGGCGGGCCTTCGGCGAGATGATCGACTTCACGGTCGAAACGGCCCGGGCGACGGCCCGGTTCATCCGCCAGGATCCCCAGCTCGAGCTGATCGGGGAACCGGAGATGAACGCCGTGGTGTTCCGCTACGTGCCGCCGGCTGTGCCGGGGGAGACGGAAGAGGAAGCGGGCCTGCGGGCCGACCTCCTCCACACGGAGATCCGCGCACAGCTGCTGGCCGAAGGGCGGGCGGTAGTGGCGCGTACCCGGGTGAAGGGCAGGGTATGCCTGAAGTTTACGCTGCTCAACCCGAGAACGACCGCCGAGCATACGGCAGGCATTCTCCAGGAAGTGAAGCGGATCGGCGGCATGCTGGGCCGCACAGCCGCCCGAAGCCAAGCGGCCAAGAAGGGCACGGAGAGCTTGACGATCGACACATCCAACGGAGCCAAAAAGAAAGCGAGGGCCATCTGA
- a CDS encoding IucA/IucC family protein, whose protein sequence is MMETEQGLRTLSEALRSPVYITVRRRVFRQLVESLLYEGVVTADTAEEAGHTRFTLHGRDADGDAVAYQCRGRRSLTFGRVRLTDEPVRRLAADREEEAASLAGFVEEVLGPLQGFSPEKLRSFVGEMEGTLLNDSLAQYRRTQSWNLLRGKAYDDLEGDAMDGHPYHPAYKSRVGFDYADQLAYGPEFKPSLQLQWVAVRRDCARVAVSPGENYDDLIAAEFGAPQLETFRTELRKQGYTPEAYVFLPVHPWQWRRHTAGRFFRDIRDGRIVPLGTAGDLYVPQQSIRTLSNRTNPRKAYAKLSMDLINTSSSRELLPHFVVTAPPITGWLKGIAASDPYLREETKLILLGEFAGVSYDPPVEAGDGARTGGSAGSLGCIWRESVHRYLEPGEEAVPFHALCSRELDGSLFIAPWLESIGVESWLRRLFKTCVLPVVHLAVAHGIALESHAQNMVLVHRGGMPVRAALKDFHEDVLYTRDFLREPERCPDFPAVHEIYRNAGPGTSFEAGSLSTVRGLTLGALFFINLGELALTLADRYGYEETRFWTLAADLLESYRIRFPQYEERFRTLDLFVPETRVEQLTKRRLVPAEERGGCSHDVPNPLYHVREREKAGAELQTAGV, encoded by the coding sequence ATGATGGAAACAGAGCAAGGTCTTAGAACGCTCAGCGAAGCGCTCCGCTCGCCCGTCTATATCACGGTGCGCCGGAGAGTGTTCCGCCAGCTGGTCGAATCGCTCCTGTACGAGGGCGTGGTGACGGCGGATACCGCCGAGGAGGCGGGGCATACGCGCTTCACCCTGCACGGCCGGGACGCGGACGGAGATGCCGTCGCGTATCAGTGCCGGGGCCGGCGGAGCCTGACGTTCGGCCGCGTCCGGCTGACGGATGAGCCCGTGCGGCGCCTGGCCGCAGACCGGGAGGAAGAGGCGGCAAGCCTGGCGGGCTTCGTGGAAGAGGTGCTCGGCCCGCTCCAGGGCTTCAGCCCGGAGAAGCTCCGCTCGTTCGTGGGCGAGATGGAAGGCACGCTGCTCAACGATTCGCTGGCCCAGTACCGGCGGACACAGAGCTGGAACCTGCTGCGGGGCAAAGCCTATGATGACCTGGAAGGCGACGCGATGGACGGCCATCCGTACCATCCGGCTTACAAGTCGCGCGTCGGGTTCGACTATGCGGACCAGCTGGCCTACGGGCCCGAGTTCAAGCCCTCGCTGCAGCTGCAGTGGGTGGCGGTGCGCCGGGATTGTGCGCGGGTTGCCGTATCCCCCGGGGAGAATTACGACGACCTGATCGCCGCCGAGTTTGGGGCTCCCCAGCTGGAGACCTTCCGCACGGAGCTGCGGAAGCAGGGTTATACACCGGAGGCATACGTGTTCCTGCCGGTACATCCGTGGCAGTGGCGCCGGCACACGGCCGGCCGGTTCTTCCGGGATATCCGTGACGGGCGGATCGTTCCGCTCGGGACGGCCGGAGATCTGTACGTGCCCCAGCAGTCGATCCGTACGCTGTCGAACCGCACGAACCCGCGCAAAGCCTACGCGAAGCTGTCGATGGACCTCATCAATACGTCCTCGTCGCGGGAGCTGCTTCCGCACTTCGTCGTGACCGCTCCGCCGATTACCGGCTGGCTGAAGGGCATTGCCGCCTCCGACCCGTACCTGCGGGAGGAGACGAAGCTGATCCTGCTCGGCGAGTTCGCCGGGGTGTCGTACGACCCTCCGGTCGAAGCCGGAGACGGCGCGCGGACGGGCGGCTCGGCAGGCTCGCTCGGCTGCATCTGGCGCGAGAGCGTACACCGTTACCTGGAGCCGGGTGAGGAGGCCGTGCCGTTCCATGCCCTGTGCTCGCGGGAGCTGGACGGGTCGCTGTTCATCGCTCCGTGGCTGGAGTCCATCGGCGTCGAGAGCTGGCTGCGCCGGCTGTTCAAGACGTGCGTGCTGCCGGTCGTCCACCTGGCGGTGGCCCACGGCATCGCGCTCGAATCGCATGCGCAGAACATGGTGCTGGTGCACCGGGGCGGCATGCCGGTCCGGGCGGCACTGAAGGATTTTCACGAGGATGTGCTCTATACCCGCGACTTCCTGCGGGAGCCGGAGCGCTGTCCGGACTTCCCGGCGGTACACGAGATTTACCGGAATGCAGGACCCGGCACCTCGTTCGAGGCGGGCAGCCTCTCTACCGTGCGGGGGCTGACGCTCGGCGCGCTGTTCTTCATCAATCTCGGGGAGCTGGCGCTGACGCTGGCGGACCGGTACGGCTATGAGGAGACTCGCTTCTGGACGCTGGCGGCGGATCTGCTGGAGAGCTACCGCATCCGTTTCCCGCAGTACGAGGAGCGGTTCCGGACGCTGGACCTGTTCGTGCCGGAGACCCGGGTCGAGCAGCTGACGAAGCGCCGG
- a CDS encoding MFS transporter: MTAPVLNTQPSEARVARAQYALLGCVFLGLFTEVLLSPFYPQFFRKVFGIDDFAYTGWYIFICRLTVVLCSPLWGLLSRRFDPKRLLFFGQAGTAVFTAMMATADTAGAFLAFTVLLLLFKSSYMLIYPLMVSLSGNGSNAATASKFHAVYHLAIILSTLAGARMMTMENPLSLFYLAAAVDVVQLGLCVWALRGFGSREKEEQPEGEKPSGGLRRWSGFLIVLGSVFFTLTVANNLIRPFFTQYSQETFGLGAGALSLLFLIPNAMAVAAMPLIKRLCVPEKLTNVYVLGVAVMAGGLYLQGEADSLALLVLGRLMYGLFLAITMASLDVLLFQHSSGPHLSFHYSVMVSCQNMGELASPLLASALVAGAGLAVPFVSSAAICILNLALFVFLLRGRAAALNRS; the protein is encoded by the coding sequence ATGACGGCTCCGGTCCTGAACACGCAGCCTTCCGAAGCGCGTGTGGCGCGGGCGCAGTATGCCCTGCTCGGCTGCGTGTTCCTCGGCTTGTTCACCGAGGTGCTCCTGTCGCCGTTCTATCCGCAGTTTTTCCGCAAGGTGTTCGGCATTGACGACTTTGCCTACACAGGCTGGTACATCTTCATCTGCCGGCTGACCGTGGTGCTCTGCTCCCCGCTGTGGGGGCTGCTCTCACGGCGGTTTGACCCGAAGCGGCTGCTGTTCTTCGGCCAGGCGGGGACGGCGGTGTTCACCGCGATGATGGCCACGGCCGATACGGCGGGGGCCTTCCTTGCCTTCACCGTGCTCCTGCTCCTGTTCAAAAGCAGCTACATGCTGATCTACCCGCTGATGGTTTCGCTCTCGGGTAACGGAAGCAATGCGGCGACCGCAAGCAAGTTCCATGCGGTCTACCACCTGGCGATCATCCTGTCGACGCTTGCCGGAGCGCGCATGATGACGATGGAGAATCCGCTGAGCCTGTTCTACCTGGCGGCAGCGGTGGACGTCGTCCAGCTCGGATTGTGCGTCTGGGCGCTGCGGGGCTTCGGCAGCCGGGAGAAGGAGGAGCAGCCCGAAGGGGAGAAGCCATCCGGCGGGCTGCGCCGGTGGAGCGGTTTTCTCATCGTGCTCGGCAGTGTCTTCTTCACGCTGACGGTGGCGAACAACCTGATCCGGCCCTTCTTCACCCAGTATTCCCAGGAGACGTTCGGGCTCGGGGCGGGCGCGCTCAGCCTGCTCTTCCTGATCCCGAATGCGATGGCCGTGGCGGCGATGCCGCTGATCAAGCGGCTCTGCGTGCCGGAGAAGCTGACGAACGTCTATGTGCTCGGCGTGGCGGTGATGGCCGGAGGCCTGTACCTGCAGGGTGAGGCGGACTCTCTGGCCCTGCTCGTGCTCGGGCGCCTGATGTACGGCCTGTTCCTCGCCATCACGATGGCGTCGCTCGACGTGCTTCTGTTCCAGCACAGCAGCGGACCGCACCTGTCGTTCCATTACAGCGTGATGGTCTCCTGCCAGAACATGGGCGAGCTGGCCTCGCCGCTGCTGGCATCCGCCCTGGTGGCCGGTGCGGGACTTGCCGTTCCGTTCGTCAGCAGCGCGGCGATCTGCATCTTGAACCTGGCGCTGTTCGTTTTCCTTCTGAGAGGGCGGGCGGCGGCACTGAACCGATCTTAA